The genomic segment ATTATAGCCATTCGTACCCAGGACGTTGGCCCTGGGCCGGTATGAGGGACGCCTTTGGCGTCCTGCGTCGCTACGCGACGCAACCTCGATTTGTTGGCTCTTCTTCCGTAGGCCGAGGCCCACAGCCACCGGCATGGCACCGCTACGCGGTGCGAGGCGCCGGCACAACTTCCTTTTGCATCAGGTCCGTCGCCAGCGAAGGGCAAAAAAATTGACACCATTCTCCTCATCCTCGATTTTCCAGGGGCTTCGAGGACGAGGACGAAAGGAAGAGCCGACTATTTTCAAAACACGCCCTAAAGGTCCCTAAAGGTCCGCACAACCCACAATTTCCATTTGCACTGGAGAGATTACTGAGGCAAACTTAAATGCAAATGATTTGCAATTGAGCGCATGATAACCCCTGTTTTAATCCGCATCTTTGCGGCCTTTGCCATTGCGCTGGCGGGCGGGGCGTTCAGCGCGTTGCTGGCGCGGACGCACAAGCAGCTTTGCGCCTTTATCAGTCTGGGGGCGGGGACGTTATTGGGGGTTGCGGTCTGCGGGATCGCCCCGGAATGCCTGGAGGCCTTGAGTTGGTGGCAATTTGTCCTGGGGGTTGGGTCGGGTTATGTCCTGTTCGCCGTGGTGAGCAAATACATTTTTCATATCTGCCCGGCATGCGCGGCCAGTCATTTCGATGATGTAACGACGCATCATCTGGCGGAGTTCGCGCTGGCGATGATGATAGCGCTGGCGATTCATTGCACGGTGGATGGATTGGCGCTGGCGGTGGGCCACGAAGAGAGCGAGGCGGTTGATTTGTCTGTCACCTTTGCCATTTGCGTGCATAAGTTTCCGGAGGGCCTGGCGCTGGGGGCGCTGCTGCTGGGGGGCGGATTTCGGCGAGCCAGGATGCTGTGGCTGGTGACAGCGGTGGAGTCCACAACGATTTTGGGCGGGTTGCTGGGGTGGTTTG from the Verrucomicrobiia bacterium genome contains:
- a CDS encoding ZIP family metal transporter, which gives rise to MITPVLIRIFAAFAIALAGGAFSALLARTHKQLCAFISLGAGTLLGVAVCGIAPECLEALSWWQFVLGVGSGYVLFAVVSKYIFHICPACAASHFDDVTTHHLAEFALAMMIALAIHCTVDGLALAVGHEESEAVDLSVTFAICVHKFPEGLALGALLLGGGFRRARMLWLVTAVESTTILGGLLGWFALHDVSNMWLALALANAGGGFLYLALHAVLGEIFKHHKGLVLGSFASGFSAIAALILYFHLKA